The following are encoded together in the Campylobacter concisus genome:
- a CDS encoding DNA-directed RNA polymerase subunit omega — protein MRTEQITARALKQVGDDRYKLSLIVAKRAEALANGAVVLVEADTSKMKFADIALLEVAEGKIGLEAIVEGK, from the coding sequence ATGAGAACAGAACAAATAACAGCAAGAGCATTAAAGCAAGTTGGTGATGATAGATATAAACTTTCACTTATCGTAGCAAAGCGTGCAGAAGCACTAGCAAATGGAGCAGTAGTGCTTGTAGAAGCCGATACTTCAAAGATGAAATTTGCTGACATTGCGCTACTTGAAGTAGCTGAGGGCAAAATAGGCTTAGAGGCAATAGTTGAAGGAAAATAG
- the pyrH gene encoding UMP kinase, which produces MSKRKRVLVKFSGEALAGENGFGIDTAVLKFIANEIKELVENGIEVGIVIGGGNIIRGVSAAKDGIIKRTSGDHMGMLATVINSIAMREALERSGLEVRVQSAIKMEAICETFIVGRAQRHLEKGRVVIFAAGTGNPFFTTDTAATLRAIEIGSDMIIKATKVDGVYDKDPKKFKDAKLLKSLNYEKAMSDDIKVMDDTAIALAKDNSLPILVCNMFKAGNLLKIINEEEAALYSVVK; this is translated from the coding sequence ATGAGTAAAAGAAAACGCGTATTGGTTAAATTTTCAGGCGAAGCTTTAGCGGGAGAAAATGGTTTTGGCATAGATACGGCGGTGCTTAAATTTATAGCAAATGAGATAAAAGAGCTTGTCGAAAATGGTATCGAGGTTGGCATCGTAATAGGTGGTGGCAATATTATACGTGGTGTGAGTGCTGCAAAAGATGGTATCATCAAACGAACGAGCGGCGATCACATGGGCATGCTAGCAACTGTTATAAATTCGATCGCAATGCGTGAAGCTTTAGAGCGAAGCGGGCTAGAGGTAAGGGTGCAAAGTGCGATCAAAATGGAAGCGATCTGTGAGACTTTCATCGTTGGACGTGCGCAGCGCCATTTGGAAAAAGGCAGAGTTGTTATATTTGCTGCAGGTACCGGCAATCCTTTCTTTACAACCGATACAGCTGCAACTCTAAGAGCTATTGAAATTGGCTCAGATATGATCATAAAAGCTACAAAGGTTGATGGCGTTTATGATAAAGACCCTAAAAAATTCAAAGATGCAAAACTTTTAAAATCACTAAACTACGAAAAGGCAATGAGCGATGATATCAAGGTTATGGACGATACTGCTATAGCTTTAGCAAAGGATAACTCACTACCTATTTTGGTTTGTAATATGTTTAAGGCTGGAAATTTATTAAAAATAATAAATGAAGAAGAAGCAGCCCTATATTCAGTAGTAAAATAA
- a CDS encoding murein hydrolase activator EnvC family protein — protein sequence MRKGIFIFLLAFSLAFASNTKEKIKDSKNSLRSSQAMSEQLSKKLDDLAGDIVSGEKKLRGISGDITNLKGQISVLETNASKAIIELDDLTKQNKELERTQKELEQNMIRIIAEDLSFDLLMSATEGKQSEESIISSQILTKLNAITKEDFKRLSQNYEDTIEKIKSKSNKINEINSSIKNYRRKQSDLQNLESTQKNTINGLKRDKEIYSKKLAKLQAQQDELRKTLEQLAIMQKQEDEAARAAREKQEKAAASKGGKKGKKSQPMGGGYQTSSVKKYSGAKTIAPLDSYTIKQKFGNYVDPIYNIKIFNESVTLRSTTPDAKVKSVLNGKVVFAKATPMLENVVIIENENGIHTIYAHLSQIAPTVKVGSVVQKGYVIGRVRNDLTFEVTQRNYHIDPLEMISK from the coding sequence ATGAGAAAAGGAATTTTTATATTTTTGCTAGCTTTTAGCTTAGCTTTTGCGTCAAATACTAAAGAGAAGATCAAAGACTCCAAAAACTCGCTAAGATCGAGTCAGGCGATGAGTGAGCAGCTTAGTAAAAAGCTAGATGATTTGGCTGGCGATATCGTAAGTGGCGAGAAAAAACTTCGAGGTATAAGTGGTGATATCACAAATTTAAAGGGTCAAATTTCAGTCCTTGAGACAAATGCTTCAAAGGCAATTATTGAGCTTGATGATCTAACTAAGCAAAACAAAGAGCTAGAGCGCACGCAAAAAGAGCTTGAGCAAAATATGATAAGGATCATCGCAGAAGATTTGTCATTTGATCTTTTGATGTCTGCAACTGAGGGCAAGCAAAGCGAGGAGAGCATCATCTCATCTCAAATTTTAACCAAGCTAAATGCCATCACAAAAGAGGATTTTAAAAGGCTTAGCCAGAACTATGAAGATACGATCGAAAAGATAAAAAGTAAATCAAATAAAATAAATGAGATAAACTCTAGCATAAAAAACTATAGACGCAAGCAAAGTGACTTGCAAAATTTAGAGAGTACGCAGAAAAATACTATAAACGGACTAAAGCGTGATAAAGAAATTTATAGCAAAAAGCTAGCCAAGCTTCAAGCTCAGCAAGATGAGCTAAGAAAGACGCTAGAGCAGCTTGCTATCATGCAAAAACAAGAAGATGAAGCCGCACGTGCTGCTAGAGAAAAACAAGAAAAAGCAGCTGCAAGCAAAGGTGGTAAAAAAGGCAAAAAAAGCCAGCCAATGGGTGGAGGCTATCAAACAAGCTCGGTCAAAAAATATTCAGGTGCAAAGACAATCGCTCCTCTTGATAGCTACACCATAAAGCAAAAATTTGGAAATTACGTAGACCCAATATATAACATCAAAATTTTTAATGAGTCAGTCACGCTTCGCTCAACCACGCCAGATGCCAAGGTCAAAAGCGTGCTAAATGGTAAAGTGGTCTTTGCAAAAGCAACTCCGATGCTCGAAAATGTTGTCATTATAGAAAACGAAAATGGCATCCACACGATCTACGCTCACCTAAGTCAGATCGCACCAACCGTAAAAGTCGGCTCAGTCGTGCAAAAAGGCTACGTTATAGGCAGAGTAAGAAATGATCTAACTTTTGAAGTGACGCAAAGAAACTACCACATCGATCCACTTGAGATGATCTCAAAATAG
- a CDS encoding cell division protein FtsX, which produces MRSLKNHLGFILPLIALLFSVQFSLTADKVVRDYERLMGNDYNIVIVSSKELSDAMLKPVVSNLASIEPLSPQKIIDRLSNDISAKNLSILQNALPKFYSLKLSEFPTPQYMDELKQKLLKFDGITKVETFSKTHDKVFKMLNLAKSISYAFMAILCVIGLMLMLKQAKIWLFEHRERIEIMTLFGAPFWLKSAMLYKSAMVDSLVATVAVGAFFFFLPGIEIFRENAASIDVVLPSLDPSRDIFILFGVAMFLSIFAVSLVMSKARKSTI; this is translated from the coding sequence TCGCGCTTTTGTTTTCCGTGCAGTTTAGCCTAACTGCTGATAAGGTTGTGAGAGATTATGAAAGACTCATGGGAAATGACTACAACATCGTCATAGTTTCAAGTAAAGAGCTAAGCGATGCTATGCTAAAGCCAGTTGTTAGCAACTTGGCTAGCATTGAACCGCTGAGTCCGCAAAAAATCATCGACCGCCTCTCAAACGACATCTCTGCTAAAAATTTATCCATACTGCAAAATGCACTGCCAAAATTTTACTCGCTAAAACTTAGTGAATTTCCGACACCGCAGTACATGGATGAGCTAAAGCAAAAACTTTTAAAATTTGATGGAATCACAAAGGTTGAGACATTTTCAAAGACTCACGATAAGGTCTTTAAAATGCTAAATTTAGCCAAAAGTATATCGTATGCTTTTATGGCGATACTTTGCGTAATAGGGCTTATGCTTATGCTAAAGCAGGCTAAAATTTGGCTATTTGAGCATAGAGAGCGCATAGAGATCATGACGCTTTTTGGAGCACCTTTTTGGCTAAAATCAGCCATGCTTTACAAATCAGCTATGGTTGATAGCCTAGTCGCTACCGTTGCAGTCGGTGCATTTTTCTTTTTCTTGCCGGGCATTGAAATTTTTAGAGAAAATGCTGCAAGTATCGATGTAGTTTTGCCTAGCCTTGATCCTTCAAGGGATATTTTTATTTTATTTGGCGTGGCTATGTTTTTAAGCATTTTTGCTGTTAGTTTGGTGATGAGTAAGGCTAGAAAAAGCACGATATGA